In Manis pentadactyla isolate mManPen7 chromosome 8, mManPen7.hap1, whole genome shotgun sequence, the following are encoded in one genomic region:
- the GPR26 gene encoding G-protein coupled receptor 26 — translation MNSWDAGLVGLLVGTMGVSLLSNALVLLCLLHSADIRRQAPALFTLNLTCGNLLCTVVNMPLTLAGVVAQRQPAGDRLCHLAAFLDTFLAANSMLSMAALSIDRWVAVVFPLSYRAKMRLRDAALMVAYTWLHALAFPAAALSLSWLGFHQLYASCTLCSRRPDERLRFAVFTGAFHALSFLLSFVVLCCTYLKVLKVARFHCKRIDVITMQTLVLLVDIHPSVRERCLEEQKRRRQRATKKISTFIGTFLVCFAPYVITRLVELSSAVPIGSHWGVLSKCLAYSKAASDPFVYSLLRHQYRKSCKEMLNRVLRRRSLRSSGLTGDSHCQNILPVSE, via the exons ATGAACTCGTGGGACGCGGGCCTGGTGGGGCTGCTGGTGGGCACGATGGGCGTTTCGCTGCTGTCCAACGCGCTGGTGCTGCTCTGCCTGCTGCACAGCGCCGACATCCGCCGCCAGGCGCCCGCGCTCTTCACCCTCAACCTCACGTGCGGCAACCTGCTGTGCACCGTGGTCAACATGCCGCTCACGCTGGCCGGCGTCGTGGCGCAGCGGCAGCCGGCTGGCGACCGCCTGTGCCACCTGGCTGCCTTCCTCGACACCTTCCTAGCCGCCAACTCCATGCTCAGCATGGCCGCGCTCAGCATCGACCGCTGGGTGGCCGTGGTCTTCCCGCTGAGCTACCGCGCGAAGATGCGCCTCCGCGACGCCGCGCTCATGGTGGCCTACACGTGGCTGCACGCGCTCGCCTTCCCAGCCGCCGCGCTCTCCCTGTCCTGGCTGGGCTTCCACCAGCTGTACGCTTCGTGCACGCTGTGCAGCCGGCGGCCGGACGAGCGCCTGCGCTTCGCCGTCTTCACGGGTGCCTTCCACGCGCTCAGCTTCCTGCTCTCCTTCGTCGTGCTCTGCTGCACGTACCTCAAGGTGCTCAAGGTGGCCCGTTTCCACTGCAAGCGCATCGACGTGATCACCATGCAGACTCTCGTGCTGCTCGTGGACATCCATCCCAG TGTGCGAGAACGCTGTCTGGAGGAACAGAAGAGACGGCGCCAACGTGCCACCAAGAAGATCAGCACCTTCATAGGGACCTTCCTCGTGTGTTTTGCACCCTACGTGATCACCAG GCTGGTGGAGCTGTCCTCCGCAGTGCCCATCGGGTCCCACTGGGGGGTGCTGTCCAAGTGCTTGGCCTACAGCAAGGCGGCCTCCGACCCCTTCGTGTACTCCCTGCTGCGGCACCAGTACCGCAaaagctgcaaagagatgctgaaCCGGGTGCTCCGCAGGCGCTCCCTCCGCTCCTCGGGCCTCACGGGGGACTCCCACTGCCAGAACATTCTGCCCGTCTCTGAGTGA